One Candidatus Atelocyanobacterium thalassa isolate ALOHA genomic window, TAATGCTATTCAAAAAAACAATCATGATATTTCGTTACCTTTTGTACATTGGAAGATGCAGACTAGTTGGCCTAGGTCACTAGATACAATTTTTGGCGGAGCTCAAACTATCTGTGATCGTGTTAATGCTATGAGTGGAGGGAAGTTTGTCATCACACCATATGCTAGCGGTGAAATTGTCCCAGGTTTAGAAGTTTTAGATGCTGTTCAACAAGGTACAGTGGAATGTGGACATTCTTCGAGTTATTACTACATTGGTAAAAACTCTACTTTAGGGTTTGGAACATCTATGCCTTTTGGTTTTAATGCACAACAGCAAAATGCTTGGCTTTATCATGGTGGAGGCTTAGAAGCCATGAATAGGGTTTATTCAGACTTTAATATCATTAGTTTTCCTGCTGGTAATACAGGAGCACAAATGGGTGGATGGTATAAACAAGAAGTTAATACGGTAAGTGATTTAAAAGGTCTAAAAATGAGAATTCCTGGACTTGGAGGACAAGTGATGTCTCGTTTAGGGGTGAATGTACAGGTTTTACCTGGTGGAGAAATATTTCTTGCA contains:
- a CDS encoding TRAP transporter substrate-binding protein; the encoded protein is MKRRHFISNTALGTTVATVLGSCTNNAIQKNNHDISLPFVHWKMQTSWPRSLDTIFGGAQTICDRVNAMSGGKFVITPYASGEIVPGLEVLDAVQQGTVECGHSSSYYYIGKNSTLGFGTSMPFGFNAQQQNAWLYHGGGLEAMNRVYSDFNIISFPAGNTGAQMGGWYKQEVNTVSDLKGLKMRIPGLGGQVMSRLGVNVQVLPGGEIFLALDTGAIDAAEWIGPYDDQKLGLNKAASYYYYPGWWELGATLDLQINKEAWRKLPKEYQYILKAASIEANSNMLSKYDAQNRIALQSLLKEGTILVPYSKEIMQAARIESFALYEENANKNKMFREVYESWNKFREEISQWNRINELSYGNFISEIQM